TCCCAGGCCTCACCTCACCTTCCACTCACCTGTGCTGCATGCTCAGCACATACTGGTACTCCTCGGagagcaaaggaaagcaaagcgAGGGGTAGCAGAGCAGCGCGAGGAGCTGGGCAATGAGGAGCAGAACCACCTTGTTCAGAGAGTTTATTGCGAGTTCCCAGAAGCACTGTGTGCCCCAGACAGTGAGCAGGCAGTGGGATTGTCTTTGTGGTAAGCCTCCTTCACCGGGATCAGATGTGGGAGCAGtttggaggggaggagaaagagccCCTGCAGGAGCAGTGCCCAGCTGCCCGCAGCCACCACGTGAACTGTGCTTTCCTAGCAGGGGGCAGCTGCCTCGGAGCCTGCCCAGGGTTGTGTGCGTGCAGTGGCCGCGGGACAGAGGGGAAGTGGTGGGGACTGCTCCCTTCCCAAGAGGGAAGTAGCTGCCTGCCCAGACAGGGAGGAGGTGAGACAGGAAGCCACAAGCGAGGAGACGGCTGCagcaggggcaggactcctcacccAGTAAGGACAGAGGCCCTGGGACTCATCCCCGCCAGCCCGCACCCCCCACCCACCGCAGGCAGCCCCGTCCTCCACCCTGTCCGGCCGAGCACCAtcctgcagggctgggcagagcccaGGGCCGGAGCAGGGAGCCCCACCGGCTGCAGGAGTGACTCCTTTCATGGAGCAGGGAGCCCGGGCGCAGCTGAGCGGCAGGGAGGATGGGCTGTGTGGGAGGTGCCGGGTGGTGAGGGCAGCCGGGGCGCCAGGCGCTGCCTCCACAGCTCCTAGTAAGGCTCATTCTTAATGAAGCGGCTGAACATGGTGAAGGCAGCAAGCGGCCGGTCCGTGGGCACCATGTGGCCAGCTCCCTGTGGGAAACGGGCAGCAGCAGATCAGTGCCGGCCATGGGGCTGCCGCAGCCCTGCGACCACctccagccccacgctgcccGCAGCACAGCCAGCACCGCCCCGCTCTGACCACAGCACTGGTGTCCGGCACGCCCGCCCACACCAGGGTCAGCAGCCCTCTCCCTGTCTCCCCAGAGCCCCCTGGCCCTACCTTGACTGTGAGGAAGGCGATGTTGGTAAATTCCTTCACAAAGCCCCCAATCTGGTTCTCGCCTCCTTCAGTGTAGAGCCAGGGCCGGCGAGCCACCTGCACCTGGGACCGGCAGCAGCACCCTCAGTGCCCCGGCTGCTCGAGGCAGGCGGCCAGCCCTGCCCACACTCTCGCCGCAGCCAGCCCCGGCGCGCAGCCGACTGCACAGCCTGGAACTGGTGACCGGCCTGGCCCAGGCCCTGCTCTGCCCACTTACCTTCTGGCAGAGGGAGTCCACAAACCACTCATCCCCGAGGAAGTTGCAGGCCATGTCAACGTCCCCGTTGTACACCAGGATCCGGTacttctgcagagcagaaggaGGGTGAGTGTTTCGCAGGGCAGCAGCCCTGGCCAGGCAGGAGGCTGGTTTGGCAGAGCAGGTCCCAGGGCCTAGTGGGCTCCCCCGCACGCACCATGGCTCCGAGCAGCTTCAGGTACTGGTCGTTCATCTGCATGTACAGGCGCTTGTAGTAGCGGTTCACCTCAAAGCTGCGGAGGAAGCGTCAGCGTCACGTGGCTGCTCACGCTCGCGGCGGTCCCTCCCCGCCCAGAGCTTGCTCACCTGCACACCTGCCACTCCAGGGCGTCAGGGGAGATGTGGAGAGCCTTCCTCACCTCTGGGGAGTTCAGATACATGCTGAGGGCTGTGGAGTTGGTGCAGGGTGGGTCCATCCGGACCTTATTCCGGGCTACCGGCATCCGGAACAGGTTCTGGGAGAGAGTTGGGAGAGTCCCTACCACAGCAGCACCTGGTGCTACCCCACGGGAGCAGCCGCTCTCTGCCCCCTCCTGCCCACAGGCAGCACCGCTGGCCGGGCAGAGGATGCTCACAGCCCGGTGACACGGATGCCTGGGCTCACCTGCCGCCAGGAGAACCTCATCGGCATCCGGATGAAGGAGTTGCCCAGGTCATGTGTGATGAGACAGTCACCCTCGTACCTGCAGCCGGAACGAGCACGGGGACGGGCTGACAGCTCTGGAGGAACAAGGGCTCAGGCCCCTCCCTGGGGCAGTCCTCAACAGCAGCCAGACACGGTCTGCCTGTCCCAGAGGGACCCCCTGCCCAGCCCACCATGTCCCTCTGCCAGCCAGGACCCCACACGCTGCAAATCAAAGCAAGCTAGTGCCTGGAGACCCGTTTTCCCTGGGGCCTCTCTCACCTCATGCTCCCAGGGACACCGCCATCGCATGGGGCGTAGAGGTTGTAGATGTTGAGGCCGGACTCCTCCACAATCTGAATCGTCTCCTCCATCTGCAACGAGCCACAAGAAGGGTTTGGGACTCAGCAGGACACTCGAAGGACACGGGCCCATCCAGAGCCGGGCAGGTGGGTGCTGCTCACAGACACCGGCACTGGGCATGCGCTCAGGGGCTCCAGCTCCCCTCACCTTGAGCGTGCAGTTCAGGTTGGAGTTGTCATGGAAGTTGCACTTCTCTTTGGAGCAACAGAAGGCCTGCAAGTCcctccacagcctgcaggcagAGACCAGGGGACTTGGACCACACTGCCCAGATGGCAACGCCAACACAAAGCCAGCAGCCGTGGCCACAGCCGTGCCGCAGCTTCCCTGCCCAGTGGCCGCACAGCACGTGGCTCGGCCCGGTGCTCTGTGTGCCCCACGAACAAATGCGCCTGCCCATGGGAGCTGCCCAGGACAAAGGGCCATCTCCGCAGCCCGGCTGCTGGCCCACATCAGGCCAGGAGCTTCCCTTGTCCCGCACACCACCGACCCAGCCAGCCCCATCCCAGGCCATGCCCCTGTCCTGCTCGCCCAGGGACAGCGCATCTAGCAGCACCATTCCCTCTCCTCTTACTCAGTCCCCAGCAGGCCGTGGTAATAGGCAAAGTAAACCAGGGAGTTGTCATTGATCTCGTAGGATGAGAGGCCATTTCCCACAGCAATTCCCTGCAAGGCAAGAAGAAAACAACGCTGTTGTGTTCTAGCTCCCCACAGGGCAGCCGCAGCCACAGCGGCATCAGGCAGGAAACAGATACGGCACTGTTTACTCCACAGAGAGAACAGGAAGGGTCAGGGGTGCCTGAGAACACTCCCCGGTCCCATGCAACACAGCAGGGACAGACACGTCTGCCAGCAGCCGCTGCCAGCACCTCAGGAGAAGATGAAAGGCCACGGGGCCAGACCCGCCCTACGCCCCGGAGGGGGCCCTGCACACCGGCTGCACAGCCGGTCCCACCCCGGTACCACTCGAGAGCCCCAGCGAGGTCCTGCCAAGCCCTCTGCTCCCTGGCTCAGGCCAGGCCAGCGGCAGAGCCCAGCCGCTCACCTTCAGGTTGAGGCTAGGGTCCTGCATCACCCACTCCGCCAGCGTGGGGATGTAGACCCCCCCATAGCTCTCCCCCCGTGAGGAAGAGATCGTTCTTGGAGTACTCGGGGAAGAGCTGGAGGAAATCCTTCAGCGCCAGGTAGTTGTTGCGAGCgacctgcaggcaggaggagacgGGGGtcaggcagcaaggcaggacCCCCAGCgcccaggcaggggcaggcaggaggcaggtcCCTCCCAGCAGCCCGGGTCACTCGCCTCGGTGTCGTTTGTGGCATACTTCTTGTCCTCGGAGTACGAgaagccgacgccagcgggggACTCCAGGTAGAGCACGTTGGCaatctgcagggacagcagaggagctggaggtCAGGGGAAAACCCCCACCCCTGGCTCGGCAAGACAGAGGGCTGCTGGTGGCACCCACGGGTGCCCGGCCggccccagggctgtgctgggggagccaCATTCCAGCCCGGCTCCACAGCAGACTCAAGAGGAGGGCGTGTTGGGCAGGGCTTCGTCCAGAGGGCAGGAGAAACTGGCTCAGGGCCACCCTCTCCCCACAGCCACGGAGGCTGCAGCGCCTGCGCCCCTACCTTGTTCCAGGCGTAGTCGTTGTACTTCAGCGTGACCCCGTCAGGCTGGATCTGGGGAAGCGGAAGGCAGTGACCGATGGGCACAACCAGGCCGGCCCCAGCGAGACGGCTCATGCCACGCAGCCTGCCGGCCCCCCGGCGGCCCTGAGGCGCGGGACGGCTGCGACTACTGACCAGGAAGGGGCCGTGCTCCTTCAGGAAGCCCTCCATGGAGCTGCAGCCGGGGCCCCCCATTCAGCCACAGCACCAGGGGGCTGCTCTGGGGGTTGCTCTGGGCCTCCACAAACCTGCGGACGCACGGCCGTCAGTCCCCAGTGCCCGGCCGAGCCCCCGCCCCGGCTGCTCGGGGCGCGGCCTGGCACCAGCCCTGGTACCGGCGCGGCCCCACGTACCAGTAGTGCAGGTGCTGGCCCGACCCGGCGCAGAGGTAGCCCGAGAAGTGCCGGAAGGAGGGCTGCTTGGTCAGCCCCGGCAGGAAGGTCACCTCGTGGCCCGGGGGGGCGgcccggctcagccccagcagcagcgcGCCCAGCAGCACCGGCCCCATctgcggggggggcgggaggggaggtcGGGGCGCTGCCGGCCGGGACCGGCCGCGGCCCCAGCAGcgccccacggccgccccgccgccccacggcctccccgctcccccggtgccccccccccccggcccggttCGCTGACCCCGGCCGCTCCCGGCGCGGCTCTCGCAAGCGGCGATCCCGGCGGGCACATGACACCCGCCCATATGACCTCCGGTGCTCACGTGAGCGGGGCGGGGCCTCGCGGCCGCCAATCagcgccccggcggcggccggcccctgccccgctcccgcgTACGCACGTGGGAGCGGCTCCGGCCCCGACCGGCGGGACGGaccgggacgggggggggggggacaggcgggacgggacggggggtCCGGGGAGCCCCGGCACGGGAGGGAGCGGGGACCCGGCCCCGGCGGTAGCCTACGGCCCCCTGCGGGCACGAcggcggcagccggcggcgggggtgCGGCGCCCGGCGGGCACCGGCGGGTACTGCCGGCTGCCACCGGGCACAGCGGGGACGGCCGGGCACCGCCGGTTACAGCTGGGTGCCAGCGGGCACCGCTGGCTACATCCGGGCTCTGCCGGGCATCACCGCATACAACCGGGCAGCACCGGGCACAGCTGGACACTGCCGGGCAGCACCGGGCACCGCTGGGCAGCACTGGGTACAGCCAGGCACCGCCAGGCATCACTGCATACAGCCAGGCACCACCGGGCAGCACCGGGCACTGCTGGGCAGCACTGGGCACTGCCAGGCACTGCTGGGCATCACCACATACAGCCAGGCATCACTGGGCACTGCCGGGCACCACCGGGCATCACCGGGTACAGCCGGGCACTACCAGGCACTGTTGGGCATCATCACATACAGCTGGGCACCACTGGGCGTCACCGGGTACAGCCGGGCACCACCAGGCACTGCTGGGCATCACCGGGTACAGCCGGGCACTGCCGGGCACCCAGGCACAGGTGGGCAGCGCCGGGCAGGCACTGCATGGAGCGCCTGCAGGCCTGGAGAGGCCGGTGGGGCCTGGCTGCGCGCCAGCAGACAGGGGgtcccctcccaccctcccccgCGGCACTAGGACCCCTCCGAGCCATCCCGGCTGTCCCTGCCCAGAGGAGCCGTCACCCGCCTCACAGCAGCTGTGACGGGGATGGTTAAAAATAGCGGTGGCGGCGATGGCTGCCCGGTGCCGCCTCGCCGCGCGCTTCCACCACGTCCACGGGCACCAATGTCCGCCTGGACGCTTCGCGGACGCGGGCCACCCGGGTGGAAAGCTTCGCCAACGGGCTCTGCTTCAGCAGGAGCCGCTGGCTGCCCGGGCAGATTTTCCTGGTGGAGATcgaggagaaggagctgggctggTTGCTGGGCACCTGCGCGTGGGGCTGACAGCCCATGACCCCCAGAGCCTGGAGGTGGTGCCTGAGTATTCGCTGCCGGACCTGGTCAACATGGGGGACACCTGGGTGTTCGCCATCACCCGGAGCCACAACCGTGTCACggtggatggggaggaggtgcgGGGTGCGGAGCCCGGCCTGGGAGCCCTTCCTGCTGATCGAGCGGTGTGAGGATCCCCCGCGACACGCTGGTGGGGCGCAGCAGGCCCGGGCGCTACAGCCACATCCTGGAACGACCTGTACAAGGCGAATGTGCTGCCCGCGACCGCCCGGCGCAGCCGGATCGGCGTGCTGTATGCCCTGCAGCCCGACGGCACCGCCGACATGCACATCGTCATCAACGGAGAGGGACATGGGGCCGAGCGCCAGGCACCTGCCCACCACCCGTCCGCTCTACGCCGTGGTCGACGTCTTCGCCTCCACCAAGAGCGTCCGGGTCATCCCGGTGGAATACGGCTGTAGGTAcctgccccctccctggggcATGTCCTGCACGGGccaggagccggggggggggctccggTGGGGTCACCCCCTAGTCCCCAACAGTGGGAGTGTCAGAACGTGCCACGGGGCAGAGTGACACAGGGTAGAAGGCACAGGAGAGCCCCCGGCCCCTGCAGAGCATTGGGCAAGACCCCGCACTGCCGCTGATGGGCAGTGTCTGCCGAAAGCTCTGCCGCACGAGGGCTGCGCCGGGGCCGAGTTCGCGCCAGCTCCCAGCACTGGCGGTcggggctgagcccagcctgGTCACCCTTCCTGAGCAGAGTGAGGGGGGCGAGTGTTCTGGGCTGCTGCGGACCGGGGGCTGTCGGACCACGGAGCTGTGCCCCTGCTGCGCCACATGTCCCCAGCCAGACGGACACCCCCAACCGGAGCCCAATGCCGGTGCTTACGGAGCTGCTTCTTGGGGGCTGGTGAGCCCTCACCATGCCCAGCCTTGCCCCACAGGCATGCGGCAGCCCGCAGCTGAGCAACGTCCTGCCTTGGCATCAAAACATCTGGCTGCGCCCCACTGCCCGCCCTGGCACGCACGCCATGCCCCCGTGCCTGCCGCGTGCCCGGGCTGTGGGGTGCCCAGGGCAGACACCCCATGATGCCATCAGAGATTGGGCAATATCCTGCATCCCTTGGGTggctggggaggggctgggaAGGCCAGTGCTGGTCGCTGGCTTTTGCGAGGAGTCAGGCTAATAAGTTCTAATTACCACCATACTGGACAAGTCAGCAGGTGCCGAGGATTAGGTGAGACGAGAGCCAGAAGGAGAACTGGTGCCGGCTGCCCCTGACCGCCAGGAGCCACCGCTTCTCCCGCTGGTGCAACCTTCAGCTGCTTCTGTCTCAGGGCTGAAACGCATGATTCTCCCTGCCAGCTGCTGTGAGCCGATTATCCAAAACAGGGAGATTAAATGTGCCCAGCTGCCCAggcccccctgccccaggagcGTGCTGAGGGTGACTGGCTGGACGCCACGCTGTAGGAGGCTGCTGAGCCGCCTCGAGTGTCCCATCGCCGGCCACTCGCAAGGGACTCGCACTGGCAGCACGTACCTCTGGAGAGAGCTGCCTCCTCCCGCCGCAGCCACGGGCTGTGGGTCCCTGCGAGCTCCGCAAGCTGGCACAGGCACCGCTGCAGAGGTGCAATCTGGCTTCCTCCCGCTCCAATAAGATGTCAGTAGCTCTGGTTTCTGCAACATTTCCGCAGCGTTTAAAAATCAGTCTCAGTGCAGTTCTGTTCCTGGATGGGGTCTGGCTGGTGAAGTGAAAACCAGAAAGTGAGCAGCTGAGCCTCTGGCAACATGCGATGTGGCACGGGGGCGGGGAGCAAGAGAGGCAAAGGGCATCAGCTGCCCATCACCCAGCACTCGGCATGACGCAGCCCCATGCCGCCGAGGCGGAGATAAGCACCCCAGCCATCCAAAAACAGCCCCAAGGTCGGGGCGCAGCGCGGTAGTACTCGgcagagctctgctctgccccaggcGAGCCCCCGGAGGCACCAGCCCCCCAGCCAGAGATGCGCTCAGCTGCGTGCAGATGAAATGGCCGGGTCCCAGCTGCAGCTCCACTCCAGCCGAGTGCAATGCCCCGGGGTGCTCTCCTCCAGTTTGGCTCTTGGAGGCAGTGGATGAACCAAGGCCCACAGGCTGCACCTGAGTCAGATCATTTAAGATCTGAGTAGAGTGCCGGCCGCAGCTAATTGCACCCACGCCACTGAGCCACCAAGGGCTCCAGAAAGAGGAATCCCACAGGGGCACGTGTCACAGGAGCAGGAACCGGGCAAAGCCCGTGCTGGCGGCCATGGGAACGGTTCAGAAGGTGGTTGTCTCAAAGGCATCGCAGAAGCTAtctctgcaggcagcacagccccgGCCTGCAGGCGCCCACCCGGCAGCCTGGCACGGCACCGGTGGAAGCAGACCAAGGGAGCGAGATGAAAGGAAAGCGTGGTGTGGGCACGTGAAACCCCAGGGAGCCGCTCCACAGCTCCCAGAGAAAACAAATGCCACCGTAACGCACGGCTTGGGCACGTAACTGTCCTCTCAACCTGCCTCTGAGTAACGGGAAGAGCTTCATTGCCCAGGGCCCTCAAGCTCCCATCCCAGCCGGAGCTGCCTGgcaccagctcttctgcacagctgGCTCGAGCCCAGGGCAGGACAATGCCTGCTCCTGCGGCAGAGCAAACCTCACCCACTTGCTGCCCTAAAACACGGTGCCTCTTGGGAGCCTTGGGGCCCATCTCCTCCACACCCCTCTGCCTCTCAGCCTCACCAGCAACTTGGCcagctcagctgcttctttctcttgtCTTCCAGTTCCCTCCCTACAGACCCTCTGCCGGCTGGTCATCCAGAAGCACATTGTCCACCGCCTGGCCATCGACGGCCTGGACCTGCCCCCGCCACTGAAGAGCTTCTGCCAACACGAGTGAGGTGTGGAgggtgctgccctgggctgcCACCCACGCCGACAGCCCCACTGGTGATGGCCAGCCGGCGGGCTGCCCGGGCAGGATCCGTGCCCCTAGCTGTCCTGTCACCCCCGGGGCGCCTGCGCACATGGCATATGCCACCGAAGGGCCGACACGACAGCACGGGCAGCGCGTCAGAGGGACTTTCCTCCATGCAGACGGGTGCGGCAGGGCCGGTGCGCGGGCAGGAGGGTGCCACAGGTCAGAGCGAGTAATAAAGCGCTTCCAGCCAGAAAGTGAGCGTGCTGTGGGGGGTGCTGGCACACGGAGCAACGCAGAGGGAGCGAGGATTGCTGCCCAACCCACCACGGGCCTGCTGCCATCGGGGGGCTGTGCTAACTGCTGGCAGCGGGGAGGCCCCCGCGCACCAAGGTGCCGGTGGAGCCGGGCCGGCTGGGGTGGGCACCGCAGGACCCACAGAGCCCCTGCAGCCCGGACACCCGGCCCCACTGGTGGAATCGGCACCCTGCGATACAAGGCTTCGACACAAGCCCAGCGCCAGGCCAGTCCTCAACAGGGCAAGGCCAGCGCTGGGCAGCTCTGGGGGCTGGTGTGCTGCCCGGCTCCCATCTGGGGGAGGAAGCTgcggctttgggttttttttttagtcccCAGCCAAGGGGACTTTCTTCCCCTTCCATGTCAGGGCATTTTGTGGGGCTGCATGGGGTGCTTCAGGGGAGCTGCCTTCCAGTAAGGTGGGAAGAGTCCCATCAAAGGAGGGCTCAGATGGCTAGGACCCCCCCTGCGCTTCAGCAGCCACTTGTGGGAGCAGCTCCCCCTCCAGCAAGGAACAAAGCCGGGCTCAGGACCTCTCCGTGGCCCATGAATGAAGCTGGGATCACCCAGGTGGATCAGAGCAAGGGCTGGGCTAGGTGGAGCACGGGGAGGGCACGGCACGATGCTCACGTGGAGGGTAAATTACAGCCGGGTGGTTGTCCCGGCCAGGCGAGTTTCACTCTTAGGAAAGATGTTTACCCCAAGAGCGAGGATGAGTTATTTCCTGCGCTCCTAATGTGGAGGGGGACGGGGCGGATGCCGGAGGGAAACCCGCAGCACCCAGGGAGGTGCGCTGGCAGCAGCTGTTGCTCAGGCACATGCCTGTGGCCACAGAGCCGGTCACGGTGACCTGGTGCAGGGTCCAGCTATCCCGCCGGCTGGGAAGGGGGAGCCCTGCACTCCCCAGCTCGAGGAGCCGGCACTGGGCCCTCCTCCAGACCCCTCGTCCTTTGGCTGGTGGGGATGGCAGCTGGTGTTCCGCAGTGCCTGTGCTGGGCTTGGAGGGAAGGCAGGGTCGGAGCTGTGCAGAGCAAGAGGCATAGGGAAGAGCCCTCCAAA
This region of Harpia harpyja isolate bHarHar1 chromosome 1, bHarHar1 primary haplotype, whole genome shotgun sequence genomic DNA includes:
- the CTSA gene encoding LOW QUALITY PROTEIN: lysosomal protective protein (The sequence of the model RefSeq protein was modified relative to this genomic sequence to represent the inferred CDS: deleted 2 bases in 2 codons): MCPPGSPLARAAPGAAGMGPVLLGALLLGLSRAAPPGHEVTFLPGLTKQPSFRHFSGYLCAGSGQHLHYWFVEAQSNPQSSPLVLWLNGGPGCSSMEGFLKEHGPFLIQPDGVTLKYNDYAWNKIANVLYLESPAGVGFSYSEDKKYATNDTEVARNNYLALKDFLQLFPEYSKNDLFLTGESYGGVYIPTLAEWVMQDPSLNLKGIAVGNGLSSYEINDNSLVYFAYYHGLLGTELWRDLQAFCCSKEKCNFHDNSNLNCTLKMEETIQIVEESGLNIYNLYAPCDGGVPGSMRYEGDCLITHDLGNSFIRMPMRFSWRQNLFRMPVARNKVRMDPPCTNSTALSMYLNSPEVRKALHISPDALEWQVCSFEVNRYYKRLYMQMNDQYLKLLGAMKYRILVYNGDVDMACNFLGDEWFVDSLCQKVQVARRPWLYTEGGENQIGGFVKEFTNIAFLTVKGAGHMVPTDRPLAAFTMFSRFIKNEPY
- the NEURL2 gene encoding LOW QUALITY PROTEIN: neuralized-like protein 2 (The sequence of the model RefSeq protein was modified relative to this genomic sequence to represent the inferred CDS: deleted 7 bases in 6 codons), translated to MAARCRLAARFHHVHGTNVRLDASRTRATRVESFANGLCFSRSRWLPGQIFLVEIEEKELGWAGHLRVGLTAHDPQSLEVVPEYSLPDLVNMGDTWVFAITRSHNRVTVDGEEVRVRSPAWEPFLLIERVRIPRDTLVGRSRPGRYSHILEDLYKANVLPATARRSRIGVLYALQPDGTADMHIVINGEDMGPSARHLPTTRPLYAVVDVFASTKSVRVIPVEYGFPSLQTLCRLVIQKHIVHRLAIDGLDLPPPLKSFCQHE